ACAGGTAGATAGTAGCAGGGCTGTATTCGATTTTGTCAGCGATTTTGCGAATGGAAACATTTTGGAATCCATCCTCAGCGAAGAGATCTTTTGCGGCCTCCAGAATATTGGAGCGCATCTCTTGTTTTTCTCGGAGCTTGCGGTCTACGATAGACATAGCTGCCCTCTGAACAGTGTTTACTTTTGTGTCATAGTATAATAACTGAACGTCATTTAGTCAAGAGGCACAAGCGAACTTTCTGCCAAGCAAATAAAGACTAAGTTGATTATCTTGTAACTGATGCAACAAAGCCAGCTCCAACACCGAGAGGGAATACCTCCAATTTTTGGCCATCACCTATGGATGGCAGCCCTTTTGTCCATTGCTTTTGTTGGGTTTGTATTGTTTGCAAAGCCAGCAATAGGCGACAATGGCAAAGATGAGGATATTCTTGTCTATGATGCTCACGGAAAGCCGATTGGCAGGCTCGAGCTGCTTCCTCTCAGAAGTGACGGCACGTTGCGGCTGGGCTTTGCCAAAGCTGCAAATGCCGGTGATATTGATATTGAGTGGTGGCAGCTTGCCGAACGGGAAGACCTTCCGGGGTATCCTCGCATTGACCCGCAGAGTGGTGGCTCCGGGTTGCCGGGTGCCAAAGGAGAAGACGAAGATCCAGCCTACTATTCAAAGGCCGATTTCGAGAATCCAGAGCTGATGTCTCGTGTGCAGGAAGGTGGAAAGTTCTGGCTGTTGGATCGTCCGACACTTGACAGCGGCTTTCGTTTTGAGTCGTGGCTTGTTGAACGGGACGGCCCGAAGCAAGCGACCATGTTAGCCGGAGTACGTTGGGGAGTTTCAGTCGATGAAGGCAGGATAACCGGCTTGCACGATCCGGTGTTGATTAGGCGAGGCTCAAGATTTGACATTCAAGAATCGCTGCGCATCAGTGGATTCGGAGGAGGTTGGGAGATTCGTTTCGCCAACCGATATAAACTTCCGTAGACCACAGGATTTGAAAGGGAGTAATATGAAGTATCTCGTGTTTCTCGTTGTGCTTTCGGCAGCACAACTTGCCGTCGCGGAACTCACTGTAAACCCGGCCGGCGGATATACGTCCGTTCAGTCTGCCAAGCTGCCGGGCACGCCGGAAGAACTTTACGATGCGATGACCGGCGATTTGCTGCCGTGGTGGGATCATACCTTCAGCGAGCATCCCAAGAGCCTGACACTCGAACCGTGGGTTGGCGGTCGTTTCATCGAAGAGTTCGACGATAAAGGCAACGGTGCCTTGCATGCGACGGTGATTTACGCCGAACGCCCTAAGTTGCTGCGATATGATGGGCCGTTAGGACTTTCCGGACGCGCCGTGAACTTTGTGGTGACCTATGAGTTCACGGAAGAAAGCGACAGTACAACGGTCAAAGTCACGGCGCAGATGTCAGGGCAAATCGATGAAGAGTGGGCCAATATTGTGGACGGGGTCTGGCATCACTTCTTGATTGAAAGATTCAAACCCTATGTGGAGTCGGGAGAGTACAAGGAATAGAAGGTTGGTTCACGTAACAAAAAGCCCCGGCAAACTACCGGGGCTCTTCTTCCTTTTGAATAGCTGCTATTTCAACAACAGCATCTTTTTTGTAAAAACGTCGCCTTGAGTTTCCAAACGGGCAAAGTAGACGCCGCTGGACAAACCGCTGGCATCGAAAAGCACATGATGCTGTCCGCGAGCAAGGTTGCGGTCGAGTATTGTGGTGACTTCCCTACCCATGATGTCAAAGACCTTGACGACCGCACGGCCCTCTTGAGACAACACGAACGAGATATTCGTTTCAGGGTTAAATGGGTTGGGGTAGTTTTGATGCAGCACTGCGCTTGCGGGGATTGCCGGAGTTTGCTGTTCGGATGAAAGAGCTTGCGTCGTGTAGAAGATGACTTGACCGCTGGTGATATAAACGGGCTGGGTATGCCCGGTGCTGTTGTAATTGCAGTCGGTGCACGTGACGCCTGAAACACAATCCGGATTGTTGGGACGACAGAGGTTCTCGTAGTCTTCAATCATCGGCAATATGTCAATCGTCTCACCGGGAGTAACTTCAATGAACGGCACATCCCACGGATAAACCCGTGCACCCGGACACCAACCGGCGCGCGAGTACTGCCACGTTCCTCCCTGCGGGCTGCACGGATTGGTCGAACAGTCGTTTCTCCACAGCAGATGCGAGTAGAGATCAAGTCCGATCCAGACACTGTGAGTCTTCTGTGAAAATTCGGCGGCATTATGGGTATTGCCTTGACCGTGCCCCGTCGTCCAGAGTCTGACCGTGGCAAACTCGGCCTGCGGTGGAATTGGCACAAAATAGTAGTCGAGATAGTCACTGACCGGGTTGTCCGGATCGCCATAGACCAAACCACCGTAGTTCCACAACTGCTCTACTGCAAACGGCTTGATGGGCAAAGGATTTTCCACGAAATAAAAAGTACAAGTAACCAGCCACCCTTGGTTTCCTCCAACCCATGTATCGACAAAACTGTGCAAGGTGACTTGACCGCGGAGCAAAGACTGATATTCAATCATGTCAAAGGTCCAGTCACAATGGCCCGGTCCGCCGCCGCCGGTGATATCATAGGGAGTAATGACACGGGCGATTTCGATATCCTCGTGCGTTGAGTCCGTCAACTCCCTTTGGACAAAAAGCCTCGCCGTTCTGTCCCACGGATCGCAATCGCCGGGAGCACCGGGGCAATCCAGTCTGTAGACCATGTAAACATCTGAAAACTCCGTAACGTAGTTCGGGAAGTCGAAGTTTTCCACGACGTCGCGGCCCCCGGCACCGAAATTTTGCAGGGTTTCCATAAATGTAATTACTACCGTTGTGTCGCCCGGATCGGCAAAAGCAGGGAGGGATGCCGTCAGCATCAGCACAGCCAAAACAAATCTCATAAGTCACTCCTAATACGTAAGTACAGATAATTTAGGCAACATTGAACAAGAATACAACCTTTGCGGGCCGTTCCCAGAAGCTCGCAAGGAAAGGTTGCTTCTCCAGAGAGTAGTTCGTAAATTATGGCGAAACAAGACAAGTCAAGGAGTCTTTTATGAAGTTAGTGACTGTATTGCTTTTAGCTGCATTTCTGGCTGTTCCGGCCATGGCGGACTATCCATTGGGTGTTGGACTCCACGGCGGATATGATGTGCCGATCATCCAGAATGACGTTGCAGCCGGGCCCGAGTTCGGGCTGTCTGTCCGAGGCAACATTGTCGGTCCGTTGCACGGGCAGCTTGTTTTTCGCAGCACATCGCAGGGTGACCGCGAAGAGAGCATCGATTTTCCGGGTGAACCGACTCTGACCATTCCCGGCGGGACTTTGACGGGTTTCGGTTTGAACCTCCTCTTGGCTCAGAAAGACCCGCAGGATTTCTGGCCGTATTTCCACCTTGGACTATCCACAAATTCTCTGGCCGCTGGCGCGAGCTACAAAAAAGACGAGACTTTGACCGGGATGAGCGGTGGTTTGGGTGCCGGGATCAACCTGTATCAGAAGAAGATCTATCTGGACATCATGACATCGTTGTTGGTGATGCCGTTCCATGACGACAACGCGTCGCGCAAGAACTGGCAGACGGTGCTGGGAGTTCAGTATTTCTTCCCGATCAAGACGAAATCCTCCAACTAACCGCGCACAAGGAGAAACACCATGAAATTGAAACTTTGCATACTTGCCGCGCTGTTAATGATTGCGATCAGTGGCTGCGGATTGGTTTCGGGCACGGCGTTCGTTTCGCAGGAAGTCGACGGGACAATTTCCGTGGACACGACACCAGCGAGCTTGCGCGGTGGCGACGGGGCCTTGGATACGCCCCAGATGGAAGGTGTAGTCGTTGACCTGACAGAAAATGGCGATTGGTCGGATTTCACGATTGAAGGCGTCGAAGACGGCTGTATCAATATGACGGCCGAAAATCACTTGAACACACCTGTATCCGGAGAGATTTGGATTGTCATGGATCTGGACTTTGATCCCATGGATAATCCGGACGCGGTTCGCAACAATCCCAATGCATTTAAGGTGTTTGAGGGCATTGCCCTCGGGCCAAATGAAACGCGACATTTTCTGTGCTCAGAAACGATTACATTGCTTCAAAACACGGATCGACTGGTTGAAGCCATTCAAGCAGGTGAGTTTCAAGCCTACGGTCTCGGAAACGAGGACCTCTATTGCTTTACTCTGACCGGAATCATTTTCGGCTTCCATGTGACGGGCAGCCTGTAAGACTGGCCCATTCTATGTGCAGCGCCCGGCGGAGTTCCGTCGGGCGCTTCGTTTTGACGGGAACCCTCTGGTATTGTGGCTCGTACTAAAGTCCCAAAGATAACCTACTGTTTCTTAGAGACTCAGCTTGGAAGATCGGAAAAAAATCTTAAGAAATCTCTGATTTTCCGTGTTGTAAACCTTTGATAACTAAAGAAGTTGGGTTGGCACATACAGCTTGACAATTGGCCCATATCTCGCTATCTTATCTGTTTAATCCTAATCTCGAAGTATGTCTTTGAAGCAACCCATTCCCAAGCTGACGGAACGCGAGCGTTTGATTCTTCGCGCAGTCGTGCAGCATTTCATCCTGACGGCCAATCCTGTCGGATCGCGGCATGTTGCCAAGAGGTTTGGAATGAACCTCTCGCCCGCCACGATTCGGAATGTAATGGCAGATCTTGAGGAGATGGGTTTGCTCAGTCATCCGCATACCTCGGCAGGTCGAATGCCGTCGGATATGGGGTATCGGTTTTACGTCGACGACCTAATGGATTTGGGCGAGCTGTCGAGCGAAGACCAGGAAAACATCGAACGAGAAATCGAATCCGTTCCAGCGGAGCTCGAGTCCGTGCTGGACGCGACGACGCGAGTGTTGGCTTCGGCTTCGCAGCTTCTTGGAATCGTGGTGATACCCGAATTGCAAAAAGCTGTGCTTAACCGAATTGAGCTTGCAAAACTCGCCGAGCGCCGACTGCTGGTAGTAATTTCTCTGGAAGCCGGGCCGATGAAGTCGATCATGCTCGAACTTGAGCAAGAGATGACGGAATCGTCGGTGCGGGAAGTCACGATTGCGCTAAATCAAAGACTTGCCGGGCTGACCGTGGGACAGATTCGCGAACAGATTGCCGCGAGAATGCAGAATCTTTCTGAGACGCCGCAGAGTTTGATCCGGTTGTTTGTCGAATCGACGGACGAGCTGTTCAACTTTTCATCGAAAAGCGAAAACGTAAGAATCGGCGGACGCGCACAGGTTATCCACCAGCCGGAGTTTTCGACTCCCGGTTCGATGCGGGGGATAATTGAGCTTGTGGAAGACAAAGATATTATCATTCACTTGCTTCAAGGCAGCGAAGGAAAGGGTCCGGTTGCTATTACGATAGGCAGTGAGAATCCCGACAACCGGGCCAAAGACCTGTCTGTGATATCCGCGGACTACAAAACGACGTCAAGTTCCGGCAAGCTCGGAGTAATCGGCCCGACGCGAATGGACTATTCGCGGTTAACGACTCTGCTTGAATACACCGCGAGGGTTGTGAGCAAGAGACTTTCGTAGTATGAAAAAATCTGACCATATGAACGAACAAGAAAAAGAGACTCAAGAGGTGCTTGAAGAAGAGCGCAATGAAGAGACTGCGCCGCAAGCGCCTGATGATTTGGAACAGGCACGCGGTGAAGCGGCGGAATGGCGGGACAAGTACGTGAGAACGCTCGCGGAGTTCGACAATTTCCGCAAGCGCACTCGCGCCGAGCTTGAAAATGTGCGGCAGAGCGTCGCGGAATCGGTATTGACAAACTTGCTGACCGTGTATGACGACATGAACCGCATGCTTGAAGCTCCCGAAACCGACGACGGAAGTTCACGCCGCGGCATGGAACTGATTCAGCAGAAATTTAAGACTTTTCTCGAAGGACGAGGCATCACGAAACTCGAGTGCCGCGGCCAAGAGTTCAATCCGGATGAGCACGACGCGATCATGATGCAGCCGCGCGCGGGTTTCCCGGCAGGTGTAGTCTTGGAAGAAGTGACGCCCGGTTATAAGCTGGGAGATCGTGTGATTCGTCACGCGCAAGTGATCGTGTCGAGCGAACCTGTAGAAAACGGCGATGCCGGAGCGGGGGAAGAGCAGCAGTAAATGGCGAAACGGGATTACTACGAAGTACTGGGTGTAGACCGCAGCGCGACGCAGGATGATATCAAGAAAGCGTACCGCAAACTGGCGATGGAATTTCACCCGGATCGCAACAAGGGCGATTCCGCAGCCGAAGAGAAGTTCAAGGAAGTCGGCGAAGCGTACGCAGTGCTGTCCGATCAACAGAAGCGCGCACAATACGACCGTTTCGGCCACATGACCGGCGGGGCGGGACCGCGTCCCGGACAAGGCGGATTCGAGTTTGATTTGTCGGATGCGCTCAGGCAGTTCATGGAAGGCGGAATGTTCGGAGACATCTTCGGACAGCAGCGCGGTCGCGGCGGCGGGTCGACCAGAGTGCGGGGCAATGATTTGCAATTGAAACTCGCCTTGACGCTCGAAGAGATTTCTGAAGGTGTGCGCAAGACGATCAAAGTTCGCAGATTCCGTCCTTGCGAAACCTGCAAAGGCAGCGGAGCCGCGGCGGGCAGCCAACCTACCGAATGTCCGACGTGCAGAGGGCAAGGACAGGTGCGGCAGGTTTCGCGCACGATCTTGGGGCAATTTGTCAATATTCAAACGTGTCCGCAATGTCACGGCGAAGGCAGAATTGTGTCAAACCCGTGCAAGACGTGTTCCGGTGACGGGCGCACGAGACAGGAAGAAACAATTCACGTCGATGTTCCGGCGGGAGTCGCTGCCGGGCAATACATCACGCTTCGAGGCGAAGGACACAGCGGCCCGCGCAACGGTCCGGCGGGTGACTTGATCGTTCTTATTGACGAAAAAGAACACGAGTATTTCGAACGCGACGGCGACAATATTATTTACAAACTGAGCGTGTCAATACCGCAACTGCTTCTGGGCGGAACGGTCGAAGTGCCGACGTTGACGGGCAAAGCTCAATTGAAACTCGAGTCGGGAATCACACCCGGAAAACTTCTGCGCATGCGCGGCAAGGGTTTGCCGTCGTTGAACGGCTACGGGCGCGGCGATCAGCTTGTGGAAATTGAGCTGTACGTTCCGAAGAAGCTCAGTTCGAGCGAACGCGAGATGATAGAGAAACTCTCGCAAAGCGAGAATTTCAAAGTGCAGGCCAATGACAAGGGTTTCTTTGAGCGAGTCAAAGAAGCCTTCGGACAATGATTTGGAGATTCGATTTCAGCCGCCGCGCGTTGGCGTGGCTGCTGGGAATCAGTTTTGTTGCGGGAACGGGCCTCGAACTGCGCGAGCAGTGGCTGGGAAGATCAGCAGCAGGCGAATCGAGAATTGTCTCGTTGGGGATAGATCCGGCGCTTGCGAAAATCGCCGATTCTCTGCATCAGGTAAAAGTAGAAGAGCTCAGCAGGCCGATCAACATCAACACCGCGACGGCAGAAATGCTCGACCGGCTGCCGGGTATCGGTCCCGTATTGGCGTCGCGGATCATTGACGAGCGTGAAGAACATGGTCCGTTTGCAACGGTGGACGAACTGGAGCGAGTCCCGGGAATCGGTCCGAAGAAACTCGCGGCGATGCGTGACCGCATAATCGTCGAATAGCGAAGACAGTGCGCCGCCGGTCGGCGGTTTTAGATAAGGAGTGGCAAGATGGCTGTGCGCATGTCGTCGGGGCTCAGGCGCGGCAAGATGCAAATAGAGATGCGCCCCACGTCCGCAAGGACTCTGGAATCGGTCTTTAATATGCTGCACAACGAAATTCCCAACACGCGTGTGCTGGATTTGTTCGCGGGAATTGGATCGTATGGAGTGCTGGCGTTGCGGCGCGGCGCGGACGTCGCGGTTTTTGTCGACAAATCCCGGGAAGCAGAGAAGCGGATGAAGCGCGCACTCGCTCAGTACCACCTTGAAGATAGGTCGGTAGTACATTGCGAAGACGTTTCGCATTTCCTGCACACGGCCGGCAAATTTTCGGAGCCGTTCAACATTATCTTTGCAGATCCGCCGTATGAGAAAGTTGTGCCTTCCGAGCTGATCGAGAGTATTCTGGATTCCAAGCTCTTGGCACCGAACGGAATCGTGGTATTCGAGCATTCCAAGCGGCAAGCACCGCCGGATATTGTCGGATTGAAATTGCGCAAATCGCGCGTGTTTGGCGATACGACCGTGAGCATTTGGGATTCCGTGTGATGGGCGAGTTAACGCACCGGGTCGTGGCCTGCACTTATGTGTTTCGCGGCGACAAGATGTTATTGCTGAAACGCGCCACGAGGCCATTCACATTGGCACCGCCGGGGGGCAGACTGGAACCGTTAGAAGACCCGTTTGCGGGAGCGTTGCGGGAAGTACGCGAGGAATCAGGGCTTGAAGTCGAAATCTTCGGGGTCGCACAAGCGTGGTTCGGGAGTTTTGTTCCGGGTGCTTTTCCAATTCTTTCTATAAATTATCTTGCCCGATCCGATGCGGGAACTCCACGGCTAAGCGATGAGCACACGGAGTATGTTTGGGTCACGCGAAAGATGATTGAGTCGAGAGAAATTGAGACTCAAGACGAACAAGGGAGCGGGTTCAGCCGGGAAAGCATTCTGGATGCTTTTGAGCGATACGAAGCATGGATGACGGTCGGGAAACTCTGATTGGCGAAATGCTCGCCGCGCTGAAAAACGGCGACACCGTACTGGCCGCGAGTGACGGCCGGACATATTCGCATAAAGAGATGCAGGGGCGTCTCGTCGAGTGGATTCCTACGTCGATTGAAGCGAAACGTGTTTGCGAGTTGTCAAGTGCAGTGGTCGTGGCCGCGCCTCACGTGAGTTTTGACAACTGGGCGGAGTATTTCGCAAATCGGCTTGCACACGATCTGAGGTGCGGCGAAGTTCTGGCGAAGAATTTTCGCGATGAAGACGGCGGTAAGATTCCAGTTTCGATTGGCAGGCATATTCACGTCAACCGGCCGTCGGAATCGTCGAAGCGCGGCGGCAGAGAGCGGGAAACGGATCGCGCCCTGAGAGTTTTTGAAGAATATCGCGCGGCTCTTTTCGCCGCGGGACAGAACTCACCGCTTGACTTGTTGATTGAAATTCACGGGCACCGCCGGCATTTGAAACTCGAAGTCGCTACAGCCGGTGTCGATGAACACACAGCGCGCGAGTTGATGCAAACCTATCTTGGTCTCACCTCCGACGACTCGCGGCAGCCGCAGATTGCGATTGAGCCGATCGACAGACTGAAATTCTCAGCCAAACGCGCAAAAGAGCATGGCTCCCTGCACCCAAGTGTTTGCAAAGCCGCGTTGCACATTGAGATTCCCCGTGTTTGCCGCGAGAACGAAGAAGCACGCGGCAGATTTCGTCCCGTGCTATCGTCTTGGTTGAAGTCCTGCATAAAATTATTGACTGCACGAACATAACAAACCTACCAACCCCAATCAATTTGATTAATCCGAACATTCTGCCGCTGCTATCGGCGGGAGGTCATGGCGATCCTCCTTCGCTGCTTTGGTCAATTCCGTTTGCGCTGATTCTTCTTCAGATCGCCGTTTGGCCTCTGATTA
This region of Calditrichota bacterium genomic DNA includes:
- a CDS encoding SRPBCC domain-containing protein encodes the protein MKYLVFLVVLSAAQLAVAELTVNPAGGYTSVQSAKLPGTPEELYDAMTGDLLPWWDHTFSEHPKSLTLEPWVGGRFIEEFDDKGNGALHATVIYAERPKLLRYDGPLGLSGRAVNFVVTYEFTEESDSTTVKVTAQMSGQIDEEWANIVDGVWHHFLIERFKPYVESGEYKE
- a CDS encoding T9SS type A sorting domain-containing protein, which encodes MRFVLAVLMLTASLPAFADPGDTTVVITFMETLQNFGAGGRDVVENFDFPNYVTEFSDVYMVYRLDCPGAPGDCDPWDRTARLFVQRELTDSTHEDIEIARVITPYDITGGGGPGHCDWTFDMIEYQSLLRGQVTLHSFVDTWVGGNQGWLVTCTFYFVENPLPIKPFAVEQLWNYGGLVYGDPDNPVSDYLDYYFVPIPPQAEFATVRLWTTGHGQGNTHNAAEFSQKTHSVWIGLDLYSHLLWRNDCSTNPCSPQGGTWQYSRAGWCPGARVYPWDVPFIEVTPGETIDILPMIEDYENLCRPNNPDCVSGVTCTDCNYNSTGHTQPVYITSGQVIFYTTQALSSEQQTPAIPASAVLHQNYPNPFNPETNISFVLSQEGRAVVKVFDIMGREVTTILDRNLARGQHHVLFDASGLSSGVYFARLETQGDVFTKKMLLLK
- a CDS encoding outer membrane beta-barrel protein; translated protein: MKLVTVLLLAAFLAVPAMADYPLGVGLHGGYDVPIIQNDVAAGPEFGLSVRGNIVGPLHGQLVFRSTSQGDREESIDFPGEPTLTIPGGTLTGFGLNLLLAQKDPQDFWPYFHLGLSTNSLAAGASYKKDETLTGMSGGLGAGINLYQKKIYLDIMTSLLVMPFHDDNASRKNWQTVLGVQYFFPIKTKSSN
- the hrcA gene encoding heat-inducible transcription repressor HrcA, which produces MKQPIPKLTERERLILRAVVQHFILTANPVGSRHVAKRFGMNLSPATIRNVMADLEEMGLLSHPHTSAGRMPSDMGYRFYVDDLMDLGELSSEDQENIEREIESVPAELESVLDATTRVLASASQLLGIVVIPELQKAVLNRIELAKLAERRLLVVISLEAGPMKSIMLELEQEMTESSVREVTIALNQRLAGLTVGQIREQIAARMQNLSETPQSLIRLFVESTDELFNFSSKSENVRIGGRAQVIHQPEFSTPGSMRGIIELVEDKDIIIHLLQGSEGKGPVAITIGSENPDNRAKDLSVISADYKTTSSSGKLGVIGPTRMDYSRLTTLLEYTARVVSKRLS
- a CDS encoding nucleotide exchange factor GrpE, coding for MKKSDHMNEQEKETQEVLEEERNEETAPQAPDDLEQARGEAAEWRDKYVRTLAEFDNFRKRTRAELENVRQSVAESVLTNLLTVYDDMNRMLEAPETDDGSSRRGMELIQQKFKTFLEGRGITKLECRGQEFNPDEHDAIMMQPRAGFPAGVVLEEVTPGYKLGDRVIRHAQVIVSSEPVENGDAGAGEEQQ
- the dnaJ gene encoding molecular chaperone DnaJ, producing the protein MAKRDYYEVLGVDRSATQDDIKKAYRKLAMEFHPDRNKGDSAAEEKFKEVGEAYAVLSDQQKRAQYDRFGHMTGGAGPRPGQGGFEFDLSDALRQFMEGGMFGDIFGQQRGRGGGSTRVRGNDLQLKLALTLEEISEGVRKTIKVRRFRPCETCKGSGAAAGSQPTECPTCRGQGQVRQVSRTILGQFVNIQTCPQCHGEGRIVSNPCKTCSGDGRTRQEETIHVDVPAGVAAGQYITLRGEGHSGPRNGPAGDLIVLIDEKEHEYFERDGDNIIYKLSVSIPQLLLGGTVEVPTLTGKAQLKLESGITPGKLLRMRGKGLPSLNGYGRGDQLVEIELYVPKKLSSSEREMIEKLSQSENFKVQANDKGFFERVKEAFGQ
- a CDS encoding helix-hairpin-helix domain-containing protein, yielding MIWRFDFSRRALAWLLGISFVAGTGLELREQWLGRSAAGESRIVSLGIDPALAKIADSLHQVKVEELSRPININTATAEMLDRLPGIGPVLASRIIDEREEHGPFATVDELERVPGIGPKKLAAMRDRIIVE
- a CDS encoding RsmD family RNA methyltransferase, producing MAVRMSSGLRRGKMQIEMRPTSARTLESVFNMLHNEIPNTRVLDLFAGIGSYGVLALRRGADVAVFVDKSREAEKRMKRALAQYHLEDRSVVHCEDVSHFLHTAGKFSEPFNIIFADPPYEKVVPSELIESILDSKLLAPNGIVVFEHSKRQAPPDIVGLKLRKSRVFGDTTVSIWDSV
- a CDS encoding NUDIX hydrolase, which gives rise to MGELTHRVVACTYVFRGDKMLLLKRATRPFTLAPPGGRLEPLEDPFAGALREVREESGLEVEIFGVAQAWFGSFVPGAFPILSINYLARSDAGTPRLSDEHTEYVWVTRKMIESREIETQDEQGSGFSRESILDAFERYEAWMTVGKL